In one window of Solanum pennellii chromosome 2, SPENNV200 DNA:
- the LOC107010558 gene encoding uncharacterized protein LOC107010558: protein MDAIIITRFHHGGKFIQDKTGITYKGEAEVEYVNIDKDHFSIIELLFYTKQLGYITVGGFCVKDPTKNGFIEVDTDLTLVNLIKDLKDGDFLDIYVKHVVDDVEVVTTGLLCGSVVEEDLEDINVTASEGLNHEAESENVNVEVEPGDISDLDVEWTESNEESSDDSQEDAIPDVDDSEVDEELRSLRNERRNKVKKKKPTQTEEIKLGTAGVDRGFEDIGRNKAARYTGRLGGDEQYIDSSELDSEDSRDELDSEFVKGVDLPRRRKSKKVRFDPDCVVAIFELGMVFESAEQFRKAVADYSCQYKTRLKLKPNDKKRVRVKCEDKKCKWLLFASIDKDSGDFVVKNYYPVHVCPQSTKNKLCTSKFVAEKFKDEITCQPYIRLWEIQELVRKKFGLYVGRTVCHRAKKRIIKEFLGDWKMEFSRLCDYADMIKHTNPGTSCWVRTDRESQPGKTLFVYFYVCFDALKRGWLEGCRKIIGFDGCFLKGSCKGELLVAVGRNGNQQMFPIAWAVVDTETKHSWSFFLKYLIEDLNLGTGHGLTVMSDMQKGLVPALCELLPDSEQRRCARHIWSNWHQLWSGEERRKQFWRCAKSSFEVKFEDEMDKLNKLGNKICEDLLHYEKTTWCKAYFKEHSKCDIVENNMCETFNSWILVARHKAIITMLEEIRHKIMDRNIAMRQFAETWISDISPMARLVLEENKDLARFCEVRFNGDIGYEILDGQYRHIVDIRKKTCTCRTWQLRGIPCQHVVLAYQHKGIEPEHEVVHWYRKETFLKAYNHFLQPIPNMKMWPHTSGVVIEPPEPKVMPGRPPKCRRKAKNEPRKKYGKLSKRGVKMTCSLCHQVGHNKKSCPTLAEMGQPGGYPNRKPSSSQPSLSSQPSSSSQPPLSSQPSSSSQPPLFSQPSSSSQPPLFSRPSSSSQPPVFNHQGSSMCFDSSAVRREQQPAKSRGTCRGTGRGTGRGTDRGTGRGTGRGTGRGTGTASEIGRGSVFNIGGVSSQQPDQPRAVEASISTGRQKRSKTIGFGIYTNASGSQTFNPGTSGEKVINSRVYKDASPTNIDIGYKPRGLKWNGGDAVTGSQLQRITQSRKNKRGTSSAPKNA, encoded by the exons ATGGACGCCATTATTATAACTCGTTTTCATCATGGTGGTAAGTTTATTCAGGACAAAACTGGAATTACTTATAAAGGGGAAGCCGAGGTGGAATATGTTAATATCGACAAGGACCACTTCTCAATAATCGAGTTACTTTTTTACACTAAACAATTGGGGTATATTACTGTTGGTGGGTTCTGTGTTAAAGACCCCACAAAAAATGGCTTTATTGAGGTGGACACTGATTTAACATTAGTAAATCTCATCAAAGACCTAAAAGATGGTGACTTTTTAGACATTTATGTAAAGCATGTggtggatgatgtagaagtggTCACAACAGGTTTGCTTTGTGGGTCTGTCGTTGAAGAAGACTTAGAAGATATAAATGTGACTGCAAGTGAAGGGTTGAATCATGAGGCTGAATCTGAAAATGTTAATGTGGAAGTTGAGCCAGGAGATATATCAGATCTAGATGTGGAATGGACTGAATCAAATGAAGAAAGTAGTGATGACTCTCAAGAGGATGCTATTCCTGATGTGGATGACTCTGAGGTTGATGAAGAATTAAGATCTCTTAGAAATGAAAGGAGaaacaaagtgaaaaagaaaaaacctaCTCAAACTGAGGAAATAAAGCTTGGAACAGCTGGTGTTGATAGAGGCTTTGAAGACATAGGAAGGAATAAGGCTGCTAGATACACTGGAAGACTAGGGGGTGATGAGCAATATATAGATAGCTCAGAATTGGACAGTGAAGACAGTAGGGATGAATTGGATTCAGAATTTGTGAAGGGTGTTGATTtaccaagaagaagaaaaagtaaaaaggtaAGATTTGATCCTGATTGTGTTGTAGCAATTTTTGAGCTTGGTATGGTGTTTGAAAGTGCTGAACAATTTAGAAAAGCTGTTGCAGACTATTCTTGTCAATATAAAACTAGGTTAAAATTGAAGCCTAATGACAAAAAAAGAGTTAGAGTTAAATGTGAGGACAAGAAATGTAAATGGTTGCTGTTTGCTAGTATAGATAAAGATTCTGGTGATTTTGTTGTCAAAAATTATTATCCTGTGCATGTATGTCCTCAATCGACCAAGAACAAGTTGTGTACATCTAAGTTTGTTGCAGAaaagttcaaggatgaaataACCTGTCAACCATATATAAGATTATGGGAAATTCAGGAATTagtgagaaaaaaatttgggttATATGTTGGAAGAACTGTTTGTCATAGGGCAAAAAAGAGGATTATCAAGGAGTTCTTAGGTGATTGGAAGATGGAATTTTCAAGATTGTGTGATTATGCAGACATGATTAAACATACTAATCCTGGTACTTCCTGTTGGGTGAGGACAGATAGAGAGTCTCAGCCAGGAAAAACTTTGTTTGTTTACTTCTATGTTTGCTTTGATGCATTGAAGAGGGGGTGGTTGGAAGGATGCAGAAAAATTATTGGTTTTGATGGATGTTTTCTGAAGGGTTCTTGCAAGGGAGAATTGTTGGTTGCTGTTGGTAGAAATGGAAATCAACAGATGTTTCCAATCGCATGGGCTGTTGTTGACACAGAGACAAAACATAGTTGGAGTTTTTTTCTAAAGTACTTGATAGAAGATCTGAACTTAGGCACAGGACATGGACTGACTGTTATGTCAGATATGCAGAAG GGCCTTGTACCAGCTTTATGTGAGTTGCTACCAGATAGTGAGCAGAGAAGGTGTGCTAGACATATCTGGTCCAACTGGCATCAATTATGGAGTGgtgaagaaagaaggaaacagTTCTGGAGATGTGCTAAGTCAAGTTTTGAAGTGAAATTTGAAGATGAGATGGATAAACTCAACAAATTAGGTAATAAAATTTGTGAGGACTTGTTGCATTATGAAAAAACTACTTGGTGCAAAGCATATTTTAAAGAGCATTCTAAGTGTGACATTGTTGAAAACAATATGTGTGAAACTTTTAATTCTTGGATACTAGTTGCTAGACATAAGGCTATCATAACTATGCTAGAGGAGATTAGGCACAAGATAATGGACAGAAATATTGCAATGAGGCAATTTGCTGAAACTTGGATCTCAGATATCTCTCCTATGGCTAGACTAGTACTAGAAGAGAACAAAGATCTTGCTAGATTTTGTGAAGTTAGATTCAATGGTGATATTGGGTATGAAATCTTAGATGGTCAATACAGACATATTGTTGATATAAGAAAGAAGACATGTACATGTAGAACATGGCAATTGAGGGGCATACCATGTCAACATGTTGTGCTTGCATATCAGCACAAAGGCATAGAACCTGAACATGAAGTGGTACATTGGTATAGGAAAGAGACTTTTTTGAAGGCTTATAATCATTTTCTACAGCCAATACCAAACATGAAAATGTGGCCTCACACTAGTGGTGTAGTGATTGAACCTCCTGAACCAAAAGTCATGCCTGGTAGGCCACCAAAGTGCAGAAGAAAGGCAAAGAATGAGCCTAGAAAAAAGTATGGAAAGTTATCCAAAAGAGGAGtaaaaatgacatgttcactGTGTCATCAAGTAGGCCACAACAAAAAATCTTGTCCAACATTG GCTGAAATGGGACAACCTGGAGGCTACCCAAACAGGAAACCAAGCTCAAGCCAACCATCACTGTCTAGCCAACCATCAAGCTCAAGCCAGCCACCATTGTCTAGCCAACCATCAAGCTCAAGCCAGCCACCACTTTTTAGCCAACCATCAAGCTCAAGTCAGCCACCACTTTTTAGTAGACCATCAAGCTCAAGTCAGCCACCAGTATTCAATCATCAAGGCAGTTCTATGTGTTTTGATTCTTCAGCTGTTAGAAGAGAGCAACAACCTGCTAAAAGCAGAGGCACATGCAGAGGCACTGGGAGAGGCACTGGGAGAGGTACTGACAGAGGAACTGGTAGAGGCACTGGTAGAGGCACTGGGAGAGGTACTGGCACTGCCAGTGAAATTGGAAGAGGCAGTGTTTTCAACATTGGAGGTGTATCAAGTCAGCAACCTGATCAACCAAGGGCTGTGGAAGCTTCAATATCAACAGGAAGACAAAAAAGGTCCAAGACTATAGGATTTGGCATCTATACAAATGCAAGTGGTAGTCAAACCTTTAAT CCTGGTACTTCAGGAGAAAAAGTTATCAATTCGAGAGTTTATAAGGATGCATCTCCAACAAATATTGATATTGGTTATAAGCCTCGAGGACTCAAGTGGAATGGTGGAGATGCTGTCACTGGTTCACAGTTGCAACGTATCACTCAGTCAAGGAAAAACAAGCGTGGAACATCTAGTGCACCAAAGAATGCCTAA
- the LOC107009441 gene encoding WRKY transcription factor 6-like, translated as MDKGWGLTLENKPFFGFNHMMNRREEQLVADHDKKEVDFFSHHNRKAIHHDFIKKEDLNTTTITTPSKFVVNTGLQLVTASDQSTVDDGISSSELILEEERAKNELAELQVELRRMNAENQRLRGMLTQVTNNYTALQMHLATLMQQQRQNISITQNTHDHNFQIVEAKLNQEKIVPRRFLELGRSGNDLSHNSNSSSEERTVSKSPRNDTQVTIMHNKGREESPESDSWVPKKVPKLNSSMPIDPTTDATMRKARVSVRARSEAPMISDGCQWRKYGQKMAKGNPCPRAYYRCTMAVGCPVRKQVQRCAEDRTILNTTYEGTHNHPLPPAAMAMASTTSAAANMLLSGSMPSADGVLMNPNFLARTMLPCSSSMATISASAPFPTITLDLTQNQNSLIYNQRSTQISQFQVPFQSSPNFITSMPPPPMPQVLHNQSKFSGLQISQDIHHPQQLQHVQNHQSFSDTLTAAITADPNFTAALAAAISSIITGPGKEQ; from the exons ATGGATAAAGGATGGGGACTTACACTTGAGAATAAGCCATTTTTTGGGTTTAATCATATGATGAACCGTAGAGAAGAGCAATTAGTAGCTGATCATGACAAAAAAGAAGTTGATTTCTTCTCTCATCATAATAGGAAGGCTATACATCATGATTTTATAAAGAAGGAAGATTTGAATACTACTACTATTACTACGCCATCGAAATTCGTTGTAAAT actGGTTTGCAACTTGTGACTGCAAGTGATCAATCAACGGTAGATGATGGGATTTCATCGTCGGAGTTAATACTAGAAGAAGAAAGAGCTAAAAATGAG TTAGCAGAACTACAAGTTGAATTGAGAAGGATGAATGCCGAAAATCAACGTTTGAGAGGGATGCTTACCCAAGTCACCAATAATTATACTGCACTTCAGATGCATCTTGCTACACTCATGCAACAACAACGACAAAACATTTCAATAACTCAAAATACACATGACCACAATTTTCAGATTGTGGAAGCAAAgttaaatcaagaaaaaatagttCCAAGAAGATTCCTGGAATTAGGTCGAAGTGGTAACGATCTATCTCATAATTCCAATTCTTCATCAGAAGAAAGAACAGTTTCTAAATCACCTAGAAACGATACACAAGTTACAATTATGCATAATAAAGGCAGAGAAGAAAGCCCAGAATCTGATAGTTGGGTACCTAAAAAGGTCCCCAAATTGAATTCCTCAATGCCAATTGATCCAACAACAGACGCAACCATGAGGAAAGCTCGTGTCTCTGTTCGTGCCCGATCAGAAGCTCCCATG ATTAGTGATGGATGTCAATGGAGAAAATATGGACAGAAAATGGCCAAAGGCAATCCATGTCCTCGAGCTTATTATCGCTGCACTATGGCTGTTGGTTGCCCAGTACGAAAACAG GTTCAAAGGTGTGCTGAGGACAGGACAATTTTGAATACAACTTATGAAGGTACACACAACCACCCTCTACCACCAGCGGCGATGGCTATGGCATCGACTACATCAGCTGCAGCAAATATGTTGCTATCAGGTTCGATGCCAAGTGCAGATGGTGTGTTAATGAATCCGAATTTCCTAGCTAGGACTATGCTTCCATGTTCGTCAAGTATGGCGACTATTTCAGCATCAGCTCCATTTCCCACTATAACATTGGACCTAACTCAAAACCAAAACTCGTTGATTTATAATCAAAGAAGTACTcaaatttctcaatttcaaGTTCCTTTCCAATCAAGCCCGAACTTTATTACATCAATGCCGCCACCACCAATGCCTCAGGTTTTACATAACCAATCAAAGTTTTCAGGCCTACAAATTTCTCAAGACATTCATCATCCTCAACAATTACAACATGTTCAAAACCACCAATCATTTTCCGACACGCTCACCGCCGCCATAACGGCCGATCCCAATTTCACTGCCGCTCTGGCCGCGGCAATCTCGTCCATAATTACTGGTCCTGGAAAAGAACAGTAG